The following are encoded in a window of Pseudalgibacter alginicilyticus genomic DNA:
- the mltG gene encoding endolytic transglycosylase MltG → MYLKKILVAVALIGLVVAAYFSYYVYSAMFKPNTAFNNDSAFIYIPTNSTYDEVRSQLEPLLKDIHTFDALAERKKYVTHVKAGKYVVKKGMNNNDIINSIRINNMPIKLSFNNQDTLEKLAGRIATQIEADSLSLITAMKDASFFKDVGFSKATALGMYLPNSYEFFWNTSAEEFRSRMLKEYNRFWNDSRNAKAKAVGLSRDEVIALASIVYEESKQASEQPRIAGVYMNRLRIGMPLQADPTLKFAAYQLPKYKNTVIKRVLNIHKEIVSPYNTYKNTGLPPGLIAMPDISAIDAVLNFEKHDYLYFAADAKRLGYHKFAKTLSQHNVNARQYHRYLSSQGINR, encoded by the coding sequence ATGTACCTCAAAAAAATACTTGTTGCCGTTGCGCTGATTGGTTTAGTAGTTGCCGCTTATTTTTCATATTATGTATATTCGGCTATGTTCAAGCCTAATACAGCTTTTAATAATGATAGCGCTTTTATTTATATTCCAACCAATAGCACATATGATGAAGTTCGTAGTCAGTTAGAACCTTTATTAAAGGACATACATACTTTTGATGCTCTTGCAGAGCGCAAAAAATATGTTACCCATGTAAAGGCAGGAAAGTATGTTGTTAAAAAAGGAATGAATAATAATGATATTATTAATTCTATACGAATTAACAACATGCCAATAAAATTGTCTTTTAACAATCAAGATACATTAGAAAAATTGGCAGGCCGTATTGCAACTCAAATAGAAGCAGATAGTCTTTCATTAATAACAGCCATGAAGGACGCGTCTTTTTTTAAAGATGTAGGATTTTCTAAAGCTACAGCTTTGGGAATGTACTTGCCAAATAGCTATGAGTTTTTTTGGAATACTTCTGCAGAAGAATTTAGAAGTAGAATGTTAAAAGAATACAATCGATTTTGGAATGATTCTAGAAATGCAAAGGCAAAAGCTGTTGGTTTATCTCGTGATGAGGTAATTGCGTTAGCGTCCATTGTTTATGAAGAATCTAAACAAGCCAGTGAACAACCGCGTATTGCGGGTGTTTATATGAATCGGTTACGTATTGGTATGCCCTTGCAAGCAGATCCAACACTTAAATTTGCAGCCTATCAGTTACCAAAATATAAGAATACGGTTATAAAACGTGTTTTAAATATTCATAAAGAGATTGTATCACCTTATAATACTTATAAAAATACGGGGCTACCGCCAGGGCTAATTGCTATGCCTGATATATCTGCCATTGATGCCGTTTTGAATTTTGAGAAACATGACTATTTATATTTTGCAGCTGATGCCAAGCGTTTGGGGTATCATAAATTTGCTAAAACTTTGTCGCAACACAATGTAAATGCAAGACAGTACCACCGCTACTTGTCATCTCAAGGGATTAATAGGTAA